One part of the [Pantoea] beijingensis genome encodes these proteins:
- the trmN gene encoding tRNA(1)(Val) (adenine(37)-N(6))-methyltransferase TrmN has protein sequence MSQQKAILRPNGFTFKQFFVAHDRCAMKVGTDGVLLGAWAPVANVKRVLDIGCGSGLIALMLAQRTDEHVPIDGVEIDADAQQQAQENCAASPWSARLTIHLQDIRQWAEQCEVRYSLIVSNPPYFSSGVDCASPQRATARYTDSLNHQTLLQCAEALIDEEGFFCVILPQQAGNALAEIAATRGWFLRYRTDIADNDKRPPNRVMLAFSPAPGECFQDSLTIRGPDQRYSEAHCSLTRDFYLFR, from the coding sequence ATGTCTCAGCAGAAAGCCATTTTGCGCCCCAACGGTTTTACCTTTAAACAATTTTTTGTTGCCCACGATCGTTGTGCAATGAAAGTCGGTACTGATGGTGTATTACTCGGTGCCTGGGCCCCGGTTGCTAACGTCAAGCGAGTACTGGATATTGGCTGCGGCAGTGGTCTGATTGCGCTGATGCTGGCACAGCGTACGGATGAGCACGTACCGATTGATGGGGTAGAAATTGACGCCGATGCGCAGCAGCAGGCACAGGAAAACTGCGCGGCTTCTCCCTGGTCTGCGCGGCTTACGATTCACCTGCAGGATATCCGGCAGTGGGCCGAACAGTGCGAGGTACGTTATTCGTTAATCGTCAGCAACCCGCCCTATTTTTCTTCAGGTGTCGATTGCGCGTCTCCACAAAGGGCAACCGCGCGCTACACGGATTCTCTTAATCATCAGACGCTTTTACAGTGCGCAGAAGCGCTTATTGATGAAGAGGGATTTTTCTGCGTCATATTACCACAGCAGGCGGGTAACGCTCTGGCTGAAATAGCGGCGACGCGCGGCTGGTTTTTACGTTACCGCACGGATATCGCGGATAATGATAAGCGTCCGCCTAATCGGGTTATGCTGGCATTTTCCCCTGCGCCGGGCGAGTGTTTTCAGGACAGCCTGACTATTCGCGGTCCGGATCAGCGTTATTCTGAGGCGCACTGTAGCCTGACCCGAGATTTTTATCTGTTCAGATAA
- the srmB gene encoding ATP-dependent RNA helicase SrmB yields MTVTTFSELELDESLLDALQEKGFTRPTAIQAAAIPPALEGRDVLGSAPTGTGKTAAYLLPALQHLIDFPRKKSGPPRILVLTPTRELAMQVADQARELAKHTHLDIATITGGVAYMNHAEVFSENQDVVVATTGRLLQYIKEENFDCRAVETLILDEADRMLDMGFAQDIETIAAETRWRKQTMLFSATLEGEAIKDFAERILNEPAEVEADPARRERKKILQWYYRADDIKHKTALLTHLLKQPEVTRSIVFVRKRERVHELCGWLREAGINTSYLEGEMVQAKRTEAIKRMVDGRIHVLVATDIAARGIDIDDVSHVFNFDMPRTADTYLHRIGRTGRAGKKGTAISLVEAHDHLLLGRVSRYIDEPLKARVIDELRPTTRAPSEKLKGKPSKKVQAKRKEKKESEETKPRVKNRHRDTKNIGKRRKPSSETKNDGAE; encoded by the coding sequence ATGACTGTAACCACTTTTTCCGAACTCGAACTTGATGAAAGCCTGCTGGATGCTCTGCAGGAAAAAGGCTTCACTCGCCCAACCGCGATCCAGGCAGCTGCTATTCCGCCCGCGCTGGAGGGCCGTGACGTATTGGGTTCGGCGCCAACCGGAACAGGAAAAACGGCTGCCTACCTGCTGCCTGCGCTGCAGCATTTGATCGATTTTCCGCGTAAAAAATCGGGGCCGCCGCGTATTTTGGTTCTCACACCAACCCGTGAGCTGGCCATGCAGGTTGCCGATCAGGCTCGCGAACTGGCTAAACACACGCATCTTGATATCGCAACTATCACCGGCGGCGTGGCCTATATGAACCATGCTGAAGTATTCAGTGAGAATCAAGACGTGGTCGTTGCCACTACGGGCCGATTGCTGCAATACATTAAAGAAGAAAATTTTGACTGCCGCGCGGTGGAAACGCTGATCCTCGATGAGGCCGATCGCATGCTGGACATGGGATTCGCCCAGGACATTGAAACGATTGCCGCCGAAACTCGCTGGCGTAAGCAAACGATGCTCTTTTCCGCCACGCTGGAAGGTGAAGCAATCAAGGATTTCGCTGAGCGCATCCTGAATGAACCTGCAGAGGTTGAAGCCGATCCGGCACGGCGTGAACGTAAAAAGATCCTGCAATGGTATTATCGCGCCGACGATATTAAGCATAAAACCGCATTGCTTACCCATTTACTGAAACAACCTGAGGTCACGCGCTCTATCGTTTTCGTCCGTAAACGTGAGCGCGTGCATGAATTATGCGGTTGGTTACGCGAAGCTGGCATCAATACCAGCTATCTTGAAGGGGAAATGGTTCAGGCAAAGCGTACTGAAGCGATAAAACGCATGGTTGACGGCCGTATCCATGTGCTGGTCGCGACTGACATTGCCGCCCGTGGTATTGATATTGATGATGTCAGCCATGTATTTAACTTCGATATGCCACGTACCGCAGATACCTACCTGCACCGTATTGGTCGTACCGGACGTGCAGGGAAGAAAGGAACCGCGATTTCTCTGGTTGAAGCGCACGACCATTTGCTGCTGGGCCGAGTCAGCCGCTACATCGATGAGCCATTAAAAGCACGTGTCATTGACGAGTTACGTCCAACCACGCGCGCACCAAGTGAAAAACTAAAAGGCAAACCGTCTAAAAAGGTGCAGGCAAAGCGTAAAGAGAAGAAAGAGAGCGAAGAGACAAAACCACGGGTTAAAAATCGCCATCGTGATACTAAAAATATTGGTAAGCGCCGTAAACCCAGCAGTGAGACTAAAAACGACGGTGCTGAATAA
- the rseB gene encoding sigma-E factor regulatory protein RseB: MKQLWCAVSLLAGTLLYSSVAPAQTASGALLQQMEQASQSLNYELAYINVSRLGIESLRYRHAVVENKIFAQLLQMDGPRREIIQRGDEISYFESGLEPFTLTGSYIVDSLPSVVYADFTKLSEHYDFIAVGRTRVADQLCDVIRIVARDGTRYSYIVWMDSDTKLPLRVDLLDRDGETLEQYRVVSFAVDEGVRNIMKGLENANLPPPLSTPADEKASFNWQPAWLPGGMKEVSQSRRNIPSLNKPVESRLYTDGLFSISINVSQADRSSAPQLLRTGRRTVQTEVRNNAEITVVGELPPSTTKRIADSINFGTK, from the coding sequence ATGAAGCAACTCTGGTGCGCCGTTAGCCTTTTGGCTGGCACCCTGCTTTATTCATCTGTCGCCCCGGCACAAACCGCGTCCGGGGCGTTATTGCAGCAGATGGAGCAGGCAAGTCAGTCCCTCAATTATGAACTCGCTTATATTAATGTCTCCAGACTGGGGATTGAATCGCTGCGTTATCGTCATGCTGTCGTGGAAAACAAAATATTTGCACAACTGCTGCAAATGGATGGCCCACGGCGTGAGATTATTCAGCGCGGTGATGAAATTAGCTATTTTGAATCGGGGCTTGAGCCTTTTACCCTGACGGGATCGTACATTGTCGATTCCTTACCATCTGTGGTTTATGCCGATTTCACTAAACTCTCCGAACATTATGATTTTATCGCCGTTGGGCGTACGCGTGTTGCCGATCAACTTTGTGATGTGATCCGCATCGTTGCCCGCGATGGTACGCGATACAGCTATATCGTGTGGATGGACAGCGATACGAAATTGCCGCTACGTGTTGACCTGCTGGATCGCGATGGTGAAACGCTGGAACAGTATCGCGTTGTGAGCTTTGCAGTTGATGAGGGCGTTCGCAATATTATGAAAGGGTTGGAAAATGCCAATTTACCGCCGCCCCTTTCTACGCCTGCGGACGAAAAAGCCAGCTTTAACTGGCAACCTGCCTGGCTGCCCGGTGGTATGAAAGAAGTTTCTCAAAGTCGCCGCAATATTCCCTCTCTCAATAAGCCAGTTGAGTCGCGACTTTATACAGATGGGTTGTTTAGCATCTCGATTAACGTCAGCCAGGCTGACAGAAGCAGCGCTCCACAGTTATTGCGCACGGGACGTCGTACGGTACAAACTGAAGTACGCAATAATGCCGAGATTACGGTGGTCGGTGAGTTACCTCCTTCAACGACCAAACGCATTGCTGATAGCATTAATTTCGGGACAAAATAA
- the rpoE gene encoding RNA polymerase sigma factor RpoE has protein sequence MSEQLTDQVLVERVQKGDQKSFNLLVIRYQHKVASLVSRYVPSGDVPDVVQESFIKAYRALESFRGDSAFYTWLYRIAVNTAKNYLVAQGRRPPSSDVDANDAENFESAGALKEISNPENLMLSEELKQIVFRTIESLPEDLRMAITLRELDGLSYEEIAAIMDCPVGTVRSRIFRAREAIDNKVQPLIQR, from the coding sequence ATGAGCGAGCAGTTAACGGATCAGGTTCTCGTTGAGCGAGTGCAGAAAGGAGATCAGAAGTCATTCAATTTACTGGTCATTCGTTACCAGCATAAAGTGGCGAGCCTGGTTTCGCGCTATGTTCCGTCAGGTGATGTGCCTGATGTTGTACAAGAATCGTTTATTAAAGCTTATCGTGCGCTGGAATCTTTCCGCGGCGACAGCGCCTTTTATACCTGGCTATACCGCATTGCGGTGAATACAGCTAAGAATTATCTTGTTGCTCAGGGGCGTCGTCCTCCTTCCAGTGATGTGGACGCGAACGATGCCGAAAATTTCGAAAGTGCGGGTGCGCTGAAAGAAATTTCGAACCCTGAGAACTTAATGTTGTCAGAAGAATTGAAGCAGATAGTTTTCCGCACCATTGAGTCGCTCCCTGAAGATTTACGTATGGCGATTACGTTGCGGGAGTTGGATGGCCTGAGCTATGAAGAGATAGCTGCCATTATGGATTGTCCAGTGGGTACCGTGCGTTCACGCATTTTTCGTGCGCGTGAGGCTATCGATAATAAAGTTCAACCGCTTATCCAACGTTAG
- the lepB gene encoding signal peptidase I, with the protein MANMFALILAIATLVTGIIWCIDKFKWAPARRVKQAEVRAQTGSAVDDKTMAKIAKQPGWVETAASVFPVLLVVFVVRSFIYEPFQIPSGSMMPTLLIGDFILVEKFAYGIKDPITQKTLISTGHPKRGDIAVFKYPQDPRLDYIKRVVGLPGDRVSYDPESKTVTISPGCNTAASCDKALPVTYSDVKASDFIQTFSGFDGNETGNGFYQVPTGESMRGGLRLATRDETLGNTHSILLVTQAQSQSNMYYKQPGQPQSTWVVPQGEYFMMGDNRDNSADSRYWGFVPEKNLVGKATAIWMSFEKQEGEWPTGVRLSRIGGIH; encoded by the coding sequence ATGGCTAATATGTTCGCCCTAATTTTGGCGATAGCAACCCTGGTTACCGGCATTATCTGGTGTATCGATAAGTTTAAATGGGCGCCGGCACGGCGTGTGAAGCAAGCCGAAGTTCGCGCCCAGACTGGAAGCGCCGTTGACGATAAGACAATGGCAAAAATAGCGAAGCAGCCAGGTTGGGTGGAAACTGCAGCCTCCGTTTTCCCGGTATTACTGGTTGTGTTTGTGGTGCGTTCATTTATTTATGAGCCATTTCAGATTCCATCAGGCTCAATGATGCCAACGTTGTTAATTGGTGACTTTATCCTGGTCGAGAAATTCGCCTACGGGATTAAAGATCCGATTACTCAGAAAACGCTTATTTCCACCGGTCATCCCAAACGTGGTGATATCGCAGTTTTCAAATATCCACAGGATCCTCGTCTGGATTACATTAAACGTGTAGTGGGTTTGCCGGGGGACCGTGTGAGCTATGATCCGGAAAGCAAAACCGTTACGATTAGTCCAGGCTGTAATACGGCAGCGAGCTGTGATAAAGCACTGCCGGTAACCTATTCTGATGTAAAGGCCAGCGATTTTATCCAGACCTTTAGCGGCTTTGATGGTAACGAAACGGGTAATGGTTTTTATCAGGTCCCGACTGGCGAAAGCATGCGGGGCGGTCTGCGCCTGGCAACGCGTGATGAAACGCTGGGTAATACTCACAGTATCTTGCTGGTGACGCAGGCTCAAAGCCAGTCGAATATGTACTACAAGCAGCCGGGACAGCCGCAATCAACGTGGGTCGTACCGCAGGGCGAATATTTCATGATGGGCGACAATCGTGATAATAGTGCAGATAGCCGCTACTGGGGTTTTGTGCCGGAGAAGAATTTGGTCGGTAAGGCTACGGCAATCTGGATGAGCTTTGAAAAGCAAGAGGGCGAGTGGCCAACGGGCGTTCGTCTGAGTCGTATTGGCGGCATCCACTAA
- a CDS encoding acyltransferase, whose amino-acid sequence MHINTINGEELAAPLKKDRMEWLDFIRSIACIMVIILHVSAGYLYEHNPKSLQWTFFSGINSLTRSCVPLFFMVSGFVFIKIKDIQPKHFIRLIFCIIFYTFLCSIYISIAKDKSIVNTMLNAYRAPAIYHLWFFYSLFCCYSFFIFFSFKKRKVNITRLSCGLFLCFFLFSYTLYNQSNTIKNALNLNYIINSEGAYYILYSLLGAAIGAADTSAIKKKTLVFIFLFSSILISAFTVFVSIKKGYLISSFLLYNTFLVSLSAVSLFILVKNNQDISIKLKKYLLYISKLSLPVYGVHAIFVEALRYISITKFEIIDFFIKLAIVIMASLLCAIIIKKLDKKGYVS is encoded by the coding sequence ATGCATATTAACACTATAAACGGCGAAGAATTAGCAGCACCTTTAAAAAAAGACAGAATGGAATGGCTGGATTTCATTCGAAGCATAGCCTGCATTATGGTTATCATACTTCACGTAAGCGCGGGCTATCTTTATGAGCACAATCCCAAAAGTTTACAATGGACATTTTTTTCCGGGATAAATTCATTAACCCGCAGCTGTGTCCCTTTATTCTTCATGGTTTCAGGTTTCGTTTTCATTAAAATAAAAGACATACAACCAAAACACTTTATAAGACTTATTTTCTGTATAATATTCTATACATTCCTGTGCTCTATATACATTAGCATAGCGAAAGACAAAAGCATCGTGAATACAATGCTTAATGCTTACCGTGCACCTGCGATATATCACCTCTGGTTTTTTTACTCTTTATTCTGCTGCTATTCTTTTTTTATATTCTTCAGTTTCAAAAAGAGGAAAGTAAATATCACCAGGTTATCATGCGGTCTATTTTTATGCTTCTTTTTATTTTCCTACACGCTTTATAACCAAAGCAACACAATTAAAAATGCTTTAAACCTTAACTATATAATAAATTCAGAGGGTGCATATTATATACTTTATTCTTTGTTGGGGGCGGCAATTGGGGCCGCAGATACATCTGCCATAAAGAAGAAAACACTTGTTTTTATCTTTTTATTTTCATCCATCTTAATTTCAGCATTCACTGTTTTTGTGTCAATAAAGAAAGGTTACCTCATCAGTTCATTTCTGCTTTACAATACTTTTCTTGTTTCTTTATCAGCAGTATCTTTATTTATTTTAGTGAAAAACAACCAGGACATTTCCATTAAACTGAAAAAGTACCTGCTTTATATTTCGAAGCTATCCCTTCCTGTATATGGTGTCCATGCTATTTTTGTCGAAGCATTACGTTATATAAGCATCACGAAATTTGAAATAATTGATTTCTTCATAAAGTTAGCAATAGTCATAATGGCATCTTTATTATGCGCTATCATAATTAAAAAATTAGACAAGAAAGGTTATGTGAGTTAA
- the rseC gene encoding SoxR-reducing system protein RseC: MMREWATVVSWQDGVATLHSEIKTSCSSCSARKGCGSHMLNKLGPKNAHVMQIASEKPLQPGQRIELGIKESSLLGSALLVYMTPLLGLFLCAGVFQMLFLSDLAAAVGALLGGTGGFIIAKGISSRFGEREAFQPVILSISLPPDVLRVESET, encoded by the coding sequence ATGATGAGAGAATGGGCCACGGTCGTCTCGTGGCAAGACGGAGTGGCGACGCTGCACTCTGAGATTAAAACATCCTGCAGCAGTTGCTCGGCGCGTAAAGGCTGTGGCAGCCATATGCTTAATAAGTTGGGACCCAAAAACGCACATGTGATGCAAATTGCCAGTGAAAAACCTCTTCAGCCAGGTCAGCGTATTGAACTCGGTATTAAAGAGAGCAGTTTGCTTGGGTCGGCATTGCTGGTTTATATGACGCCACTTTTGGGGCTTTTTCTCTGCGCGGGTGTGTTCCAGATGCTGTTTCTTAGCGATTTAGCTGCAGCTGTGGGGGCTTTACTCGGCGGAACAGGCGGCTTTATTATTGCCAAAGGAATTTCCAGTCGTTTTGGTGAGCGCGAAGCTTTTCAACCTGTGATCCTCAGTATTTCGTTACCGCCTGATGTGCTGCGTGTTGAAAGCGAAACATAA
- the lepA gene encoding translation elongation factor 4 — translation MKHIRNFSIIAHIDHGKSTLSDRLIQICGGLSEREMAAQVLDSMDLERERGITIKAQSVTLDYKAQDGETYQLNFIDTPGHVDFSYEVSRSLAACEGALLVVDAGQGVEAQTLANCYTAMEMDLEVVPVLNKIDLPAADPERAAQEIEDIVGIDATDAVRCSAKTGVGVPEVLERLVRDIPAPGGDPEAPLQALIIDSWFDNYLGVVSLVRIKNGTMRKGDKIKVMSTGQVYNADRLGIFTPKRVDRDVLSCGEVGWLVCAIKDILGAPVGDTLTLSRNPADKALPGFKKVKPQVYAGLFPISSDDYEAFRDALGKLSLNDASLFYEPESSTALGFGFRCGFLGLLHMEIIQERLEREYDLDLITTAPTVVYEVETTSGETVYVDSPSKLPPLNNIAELREPIAECHMLLPQEYLGNVITLCIEKRGVQTNMVYHGNQVALTYEIPMAEVVLDFFDRLKSTSRGYASLDYNFKRFQTSDMVRVDVLINAERVDALALITHRDNSQYRGRDLVEKMKELIPRQQFDIAIQAAIGNHIIARSTVKQLRKNVLAKCYGGDVSRKKKLLQKQKDGKKRMKQVGNVELPQEAFLAILHVGKDSK, via the coding sequence ATGAAGCACATAAGAAACTTTTCTATCATCGCACATATCGACCACGGTAAATCGACGCTCTCTGACCGTCTGATTCAGATCTGCGGTGGTTTAAGCGAACGCGAAATGGCTGCCCAGGTTCTGGATTCTATGGATTTGGAACGTGAACGCGGCATAACAATCAAAGCGCAAAGCGTAACGCTGGATTACAAGGCGCAGGACGGTGAAACTTACCAGCTCAATTTTATCGATACGCCAGGGCACGTAGACTTCTCTTATGAAGTCTCGCGTTCGTTGGCCGCTTGTGAAGGCGCATTGTTGGTGGTTGATGCAGGGCAGGGCGTGGAAGCACAAACGCTTGCTAACTGCTACACCGCAATGGAAATGGATCTGGAAGTGGTGCCGGTTCTGAATAAAATCGATCTGCCTGCTGCCGATCCTGAGCGCGCAGCTCAGGAGATTGAAGATATCGTTGGCATTGATGCTACCGACGCGGTGCGTTGTTCGGCGAAAACCGGTGTCGGTGTGCCTGAAGTGCTGGAGCGCCTGGTGCGGGATATTCCGGCGCCAGGCGGAGACCCAGAAGCGCCATTGCAGGCGTTGATCATCGACTCCTGGTTTGATAACTACCTTGGCGTAGTTTCGCTGGTGCGGATTAAAAACGGCACTATGCGTAAAGGCGACAAAATTAAAGTTATGAGTACCGGTCAGGTGTATAACGCCGATCGCTTAGGTATTTTCACGCCGAAGCGTGTGGATCGTGATGTCCTGAGCTGTGGCGAAGTTGGCTGGTTGGTTTGCGCGATTAAAGACATCCTTGGTGCGCCCGTAGGCGATACCCTGACGCTGTCGCGTAACCCCGCTGATAAAGCATTACCTGGCTTTAAAAAAGTGAAGCCGCAGGTATATGCGGGTCTTTTCCCAATCAGTTCTGATGATTATGAGGCTTTCCGTGACGCGCTGGGTAAACTCAGCCTCAATGATGCTTCCTTGTTCTATGAGCCAGAAAGTTCAACTGCGCTAGGCTTTGGCTTCCGCTGTGGTTTCCTCGGGTTACTGCATATGGAAATCATTCAGGAACGTCTGGAGCGTGAATACGATCTGGACCTGATTACCACGGCGCCAACGGTAGTTTACGAAGTGGAAACGACCAGTGGAGAAACGGTTTACGTTGATAGCCCCTCGAAGCTGCCGCCGCTCAATAATATCGCTGAACTGCGTGAGCCGATCGCCGAATGCCATATGTTACTGCCGCAAGAATATCTGGGGAACGTCATCACACTCTGTATCGAAAAGCGTGGCGTGCAGACCAATATGGTCTATCACGGCAACCAGGTTGCGCTGACGTATGAAATTCCAATGGCTGAGGTAGTGCTCGATTTCTTTGATCGCCTGAAATCTACCTCACGTGGTTATGCCTCACTGGACTACAATTTCAAACGTTTTCAGACTTCAGACATGGTACGTGTTGACGTATTGATCAACGCCGAGCGGGTTGATGCTCTGGCGCTGATTACTCACCGTGATAACTCGCAATATCGTGGGCGTGACTTGGTTGAAAAGATGAAAGAGCTGATCCCGCGTCAGCAGTTTGATATTGCCATCCAGGCGGCAATTGGCAACCATATTATTGCGCGTTCTACGGTGAAACAGCTGCGTAAAAACGTACTGGCGAAGTGTTACGGCGGCGACGTAAGTCGTAAGAAGAAACTGTTACAGAAACAGAAAGATGGTAAGAAACGTATGAAGCAGGTCGGTAACGTTGAACTGCCTCAGGAGGCGTTCCTCGCCATTCTGCATGTCGGTAAAGACAGCAAATAA
- the rseA gene encoding anti-sigma-E factor RseA, translating into MQKEKLSALMDGEALDNEVLSALSKDAELQKSWESYHLIRDTIRGDVGEVLHFDISARVAAAIENEPGYKVSTLIPEAQPEPSRWEKMPFWHKVRPWAAQITQVGVAACVSLAVIVGVQHYNQPQDGVQQSDSPVFNTLPMMGKASPVSLGVPDSSDTTNVSQQQQEQRRHVNALLQDYELQRRLHAEQLQFEQSGPQQAAVQVPGNQSLGIQQQ; encoded by the coding sequence ATGCAGAAAGAAAAACTTTCCGCTTTAATGGATGGTGAAGCTTTGGACAACGAAGTTTTATCCGCATTGTCTAAAGACGCTGAACTGCAAAAGAGCTGGGAAAGCTACCATCTGATCCGTGACACCATTCGTGGTGACGTTGGCGAGGTTCTACATTTTGATATCTCAGCGCGCGTCGCTGCGGCGATTGAAAATGAGCCTGGCTACAAAGTTAGCACGCTGATCCCGGAAGCACAGCCTGAACCAAGCCGTTGGGAAAAGATGCCTTTCTGGCATAAGGTGCGCCCGTGGGCAGCACAAATTACTCAAGTTGGCGTTGCTGCCTGTGTTTCTCTGGCTGTCATTGTGGGGGTTCAACATTACAACCAACCACAGGATGGCGTTCAGCAATCTGATTCGCCGGTCTTCAACACGCTACCGATGATGGGTAAGGCCTCTCCGGTGAGTCTGGGAGTGCCGGATAGTTCGGATACGACCAATGTATCTCAGCAGCAGCAGGAACAGCGTCGACACGTCAACGCACTGCTACAGGATTATGAATTACAGCGTCGTTTACATGCGGAACAGCTTCAATTTGAACAGAGCGGACCACAGCAGGCTGCCGTTCAGGTTCCAGGAAATCAGTCTTTAGGAATTCAACAGCAGTAA
- the nadB gene encoding L-aspartate oxidase, protein MISSTEYSCDVLIIGSGAAGLSLALRLAERYRVTVLSKGLASEGSTLYAQGGIAAVFDEADSVESHIEDTLIAGDGLCDREAVSFIASNARQCVQWLIDNGVLFDKERRANGEEHYHLTREGGHSQRRILHSADATGKAVETTLIDLALRHRNIQIIERGNAVDLIVSDKIGLPGPRRIVGAWIWNRNREKVETCSARSVVLATGGAAKVYQYTTNPDIASGDGIAMAWRAGCRIANLEFNQFHPTCLFHPEARNFLLTEALRGEGAHLKRPDGTRFMPDFDHRDELAPRDIVARAIDHEMKRLGADCMYLDISHQPADFIRAHFPTIYEKLMTLGFDLTQQPIPIVPAAHYTCGGVMVDKYGRSDLDGLYAIGEVSYTGLHGANRMASNSLLECLVYGWSAAEDIFQQLPTREHAHHLPAWDESRVDDSDERVIIQHNWHELRLFMWDYVGIVRTTKRLERALRRITMLQQEIDEYYANFRISNNLLELRNLVQVAELMVRCALARKESRGLHFTLDYPHQLPVARPTILTPDVI, encoded by the coding sequence ATGATTTCATCGACTGAATATAGCTGTGATGTGTTAATCATTGGCAGCGGCGCTGCAGGTCTTTCGCTAGCGCTACGCCTTGCTGAACGATATCGCGTCACCGTTCTGAGCAAGGGACTGGCTAGTGAAGGCTCGACGCTTTATGCCCAGGGCGGTATTGCCGCCGTATTTGATGAAGCAGACAGCGTCGAATCCCATATCGAAGATACCTTAATCGCCGGGGACGGGCTGTGTGACCGCGAGGCGGTTTCGTTTATCGCGAGTAATGCGCGCCAGTGTGTCCAGTGGCTGATCGACAACGGCGTATTATTCGATAAAGAGAGGCGGGCAAATGGTGAAGAGCATTATCATCTTACCCGAGAAGGCGGTCACAGCCAGCGACGTATCCTGCACAGTGCCGATGCCACAGGTAAAGCCGTCGAAACCACGCTGATTGATCTGGCGCTCCGCCATCGCAATATTCAGATTATTGAACGTGGCAATGCCGTTGATTTGATTGTTTCTGATAAAATTGGCCTACCCGGACCACGCCGCATTGTGGGTGCGTGGATCTGGAATCGTAACCGCGAGAAAGTAGAAACCTGCAGTGCTCGTTCGGTCGTGTTAGCAACAGGGGGAGCAGCAAAAGTTTATCAATACACCACAAATCCGGATATTGCTTCTGGCGATGGAATTGCTATGGCATGGCGCGCGGGCTGTCGCATCGCAAATCTCGAGTTTAATCAGTTCCACCCTACCTGCCTGTTCCATCCTGAAGCACGCAATTTTCTGCTTACCGAAGCCTTACGTGGCGAAGGCGCTCATTTAAAACGACCCGACGGCACTCGTTTTATGCCAGACTTCGATCATCGTGATGAACTGGCACCTCGCGATATTGTCGCCCGGGCCATCGATCACGAAATGAAACGGCTGGGCGCGGACTGTATGTACCTGGATATCAGCCATCAGCCAGCTGACTTCATACGCGCGCACTTTCCCACAATTTATGAAAAACTGATGACACTGGGATTCGATCTGACCCAACAACCGATTCCTATTGTTCCAGCGGCTCATTACACCTGCGGTGGCGTCATGGTTGATAAATATGGCCGCAGCGATCTTGATGGGCTCTACGCGATTGGAGAAGTCAGCTATACCGGATTGCATGGCGCAAATCGCATGGCCTCGAACTCACTGCTGGAATGTCTGGTATATGGCTGGTCTGCAGCAGAGGATATTTTTCAACAGTTGCCCACACGCGAACATGCTCATCATCTGCCGGCGTGGGATGAAAGCCGAGTAGATGATTCGGACGAACGCGTGATCATTCAGCATAACTGGCATGAGCTGAGACTGTTTATGTGGGACTATGTTGGCATTGTACGAACCACCAAACGCCTGGAACGTGCGCTACGCCGTATTACGATGTTACAACAAGAAATCGACGAGTATTACGCCAATTTCCGCATCTCAAACAACTTACTTGAATTGCGTAACCTGGTGCAGGTGGCTGAGTTGATGGTGCGCTGTGCGCTGGCGCGTAAAGAGAGTCGCGGGCTGCATTTTACCCTTGACTACCCTCATCAGTTGCCTGTCGCACGTCCTACGATTCTTACCCCCGACGTTATCTGA